In Flavobacterium sp. WV_118_3, one DNA window encodes the following:
- the argC gene encoding N-acetyl-gamma-glutamyl-phosphate reductase codes for MIKTGIIGGSGYTAGELLRLLQNHPKATVDFVYSTTNAGKSVTDVHQDLLGDTDLLFTDTINPEVNLVFLCLGHGQSKAFLEKHHFAPHTRIIDLGNDFRLHPDAGSFVYGLPELNRKKIKMAQFVANPGCFATAIQLALVPLAQDQELQNSIHINATTGSTGAGVQPSGTTHHSWRTNNMSHYKAFEHQHLGEIQQSLDKLQPGFNQELLFIPNRGDFSRGIFVTLYTQTEKSLDAIVALYKTFYQDHPFVVVTTDTIHLKQVVQTNKCIISLEKKGKYLLITSIIDNLIKGASGQAIQNMNLMFGLDEKTGLQLKSGSF; via the coding sequence ATGATTAAGACAGGTATTATTGGCGGTTCGGGCTATACCGCCGGAGAGTTATTACGTTTGCTCCAAAACCATCCCAAAGCAACAGTCGACTTTGTATATAGCACGACCAATGCCGGAAAATCCGTTACAGATGTGCATCAGGATTTGCTGGGCGATACGGATCTGCTCTTTACCGATACGATCAATCCCGAAGTAAATCTTGTTTTTCTTTGCTTAGGCCACGGTCAGTCGAAGGCTTTTCTGGAAAAACATCATTTTGCTCCCCATACGCGTATTATCGATCTGGGTAATGATTTTCGTTTACATCCCGATGCCGGTTCTTTTGTGTACGGCCTACCGGAACTAAACCGTAAAAAGATCAAAATGGCTCAGTTTGTAGCCAATCCAGGTTGCTTTGCTACTGCGATACAACTGGCATTAGTACCTTTAGCACAGGATCAGGAACTACAAAACAGTATTCATATTAACGCGACTACCGGTAGTACGGGTGCTGGTGTACAACCTTCCGGAACTACACATCACAGTTGGCGGACTAATAATATGTCGCATTACAAAGCTTTTGAACACCAGCATCTTGGCGAAATCCAACAAAGTCTGGACAAACTGCAACCCGGTTTTAATCAGGAGTTGCTGTTTATTCCAAACCGAGGGGATTTTAGTCGTGGGATTTTTGTGACCCTATATACCCAAACGGAGAAATCACTGGATGCTATTGTTGCCTTATACAAAACTTTTTATCAGGATCATCCTTTTGTGGTTGTTACTACCGACACCATTCATCTAAAACAGGTAGTGCAAACCAACAAATGTATCATCAGTCTGGAAAAAAAAGGAAAATACCTGTTAATCACTTCCATTATCGATAACCTGATAAAAGGTGCTTCGGGACAGGCGATACAAAATATGAACCTGATGTTTGGTCTGGACGAAAAAACCGGACTGCAACTAAAATCAGGCAGTTTTTAA